A segment of the Marmota flaviventris isolate mMarFla1 chromosome 2, mMarFla1.hap1, whole genome shotgun sequence genome:
AGATGTGCAAGAGACCAATAAAGAGCCTGAGGACATGCTGGACATCGTTAGTCCCTGGGGAAACGCTCACTGAAACCCAGTGAGAAGCAGCCTCCCCACCAAGATGGCCACGTCAGGCTCGCGGAAACAGCAAGAGCTGGCAGAGTGTGGAGAGCAAAGCCTTCCGCAGGACGGTGCAGTCCGCGGACCACACTGGGCAGTTCCTCGAAGAGGCAGACCTTGAATCACCACAAAGCCCAGCATTTCCTCTCCTGGGAGGAGACCCAGAAGGGCCGAAAACCGGCCTCCTGAAGCCAGCTGGAATGTGGGATGTTCCAGCAACCAGAGGTGAAAGTGCTGGGCAGTCCAGGGCTGAGCAGAGACCGCCGCACTGCAGATGGGGGCTCGGCCAGCTCGAGAGAGAAGGGACCTCCCACATCTGGCAGGACGCAGGTGAACCTGGTCAAAGCAGCCAGATGGTGTGATTCCATCAACATGAACTGTGCAGTGGTAACTCCAGAGACAGAGGCGAGGGGCTGCCCTGGCTGGGCAGGGCAGGCCTGAGGGCCGACTCATGCATGGGCTGCTTTGGGGGCGATAAAACGCTTTGAAACTAGACAGAGGTGATGACGGCCTAGCACGGAGAGGGAAGGCAGGATGGCGAAGCTGGACTGCTCACTTTAACATGGTGGATCGTATGATATGTGAATTTTActctgagttttaaaataaaaaatggggtgTCATGGCAACCgtggagactgaggtgggagcatcacaagttcaaggccagctgcagcaactaagcgagagcctgtctcaaagaataaaacagggctgtggatgtggctccgTGACAGAGCCctcctgggtccaatctctagtaccccccaccaaaactGGAAAAGCACCAGTTccctatattcttatttttaaaaattgttatggtGTTCTAGTTTATTCATCTTTCCACTTAAATTTAGGACCTACTTGTCTATATCTTTCAAACACTGAGATTTTCAGTGTTCCTGTTAAATCCAGAGGTGAACTTGGTGAGGACTGCCCTGCTCGTCCGAGCCTGCCCCACCGTCTGCAGCCCACAGACACTGTCTGCCTAAGCACTCACCATCTCCTTCAATTTCTTATGTCATTTGAAATTCTTCTGCCTTGAACCAGAAGTGGTTTACAGACATGCAATTGCTTCTGGATTGCCGGGGGACCCTTGGGTCTTGCTGACCTTGTGTTCATCCAGGTGGCTCTTCCCAGGCTCCGTGGTTTCTCTGTCGTCGTGAAAGGGCCTATCAGCTCTCCATTTCCAGCTCTGTGCCTTGTGTTTTCCTTGCATTACTTTGTTGTTGATGACAGAAGTGAGCGTGGACCCCCATCCTCCCGCTGCTGGCTGGAATGTTCCTCCTGCGCCTGGAGAGTGTTTGTCGTGATGGATGTTGGATTTTATCCAATGCTAACTCTCCACTACTTGGTAGAAGAGGGTTTGCAATTGCTTATTAattgttatttataatagctgCTGTTACAGTCTCTGAGAGATGAGCCTGACGCCTGAGTTATCTAGTGTTAGCGTCCATTGGCTGCCACTTCCTGTGTGAATGGAGGTCTCCCTAGTTCTTGTATGCTGAGTAATTTTGGATTCTATCCTGGAGTTTAGTAAATGTGATGAATAAGCCCTCTCTGGCTTTCTAAATCAGAGTACTGAAATCATTGTTCCTCCAAGTTTACCATGCACTCTGGTCGTCACCCATCTTCTATTACATGATTCACTCTTGATCAAGCATGTCCATCAAAAGCCTGGCTGATTCTCTCTTAGCCACTGGGCCCCAGATGATGGAGATGCAGTCTCTGCCCCGCAGATCTTGCTTCACCAGCAAGTGAACACACTAGGCTATTTCCAGTAGTGATCGTATACAAGCCATTATAATATCTAACTttaactgagcacctactgtgtgccaggtacttATCTGAGCATTTGTGGGGTGTGTCCTCACCTGAAAATAGCCTTGTGACTCTGTAGTCCCCACTTTACAGACAAGGAACTGAAGGGCACAGAGGCTGCTGCCCAGGACCTCATGTGGCCACACAAGTGCCTCCTGCATTATGCACTCATGAAGTGCTTTGCTACTCAGGCATCTCACCTTCTCCTGAAAACAGGAGGCACCAGCGCCTGCCAGAGAGTCACCAAGGGCACAGCCTCCCAACACCAGGACAAAGAGCAGAGACCCAGCCACTGAGATCATAGCAGCAAACACACTTTCAGGCTCTGAGGGCTCCTGCCCTGGCTGCAGGctttgcaaacctcctgcctcactcCCCACATATCTGGGATGAAATGCAGGTGGCAGCAACAGTTCCTGGTTACTAAGGAATGCCCTGTGTAGGCTGGTGCCTCCCTGGCCCTGTCTGAGAGGCCTGAGGCTCCCAAGTCACAGGCAGCACTGTGTTGGACCAGCTATGCCACTTTTTCCCCAGGAGAGACATCTCCACTGATGCCACCCACTAATGACTGCATCCAGACAGCAACCTGGGCCAGTCAGCCTCCAGCAGCATGTGCTTGACAGTCTCTGTCCCATGTAGTTCTGTCCCCATTTCCTCGTAGTGGAGGCTCAGGCACATGTCCATTCCTTGCTCCTGCATCTGACCCAGCACCAGCCCACCCGGTGCCAGCCCTGCAGACCTTGAATACCCGACAACACCCCACATGCCCAGCAGTGGAGACACACTGACCTTTCCAAAGCTCAACCTTCCCACCTGTGTGGGTCCCCTCTGACCATGAAAACAGTCACCGAAGAAGCTAAGCTCAGAGCGCCAGCTGCTGGCAAAGTCACACTGCCCAACAGGCAGAACAGGTCCAGCCTGGGGCCTGTGGGCACCTAGGCTCTCCCAGTGTGAGCCCCTCCCTGGGACAGGCTGGCAGCCCCTTAGCAGAATAGTGAGCTGGAACAGCCTCCTCTGGGCTCCTCGGAAGCGATGAGAAAGGGGTGAGCGCCACCCTGCCCTCCTGCCATGTAGTCTCTGTGGAGGCTGGGGTGGGCTGGACGGGGACAGAGGACCCAGGACCCTTCTCTACCCTCTCTACCCTAAGCACCAGGGTCACCATCCAGCATCTCTGGCTTGCTCTGGACAGGGTCTCAGAGCCTCCACCTTCTGGGTGGCGTGTACTTCTCCATTTTGAAGAGTGTCCTGAACCCAGGTGAGTGCCTATAGTCCTAGCACCGGGGGCTCCTTGAGCAGGAGGGGGCAACCCAGTAAGGCAAACAGGGGGCAGTAGGGGGGaaagcagggagggaagaagaaaccCTCCACTCAGTCTTCATTGCTGATGCTGGGCATGGTCAGCAGTGGCTCATGGTCTTCTCCTCCACTCAACAACTTCCCCATGAGTGGGCACATCTGGCCATCAGGTAAAAGCTATGGTCAGCAGCCCTTTGCACCCCAAACTTCATCTCAGTCTCTGGCCCGAATAGAATACTCCACAGGAAGAGACTTTGACAGGAGGTGGCCTCGGCACCTCTACAGAGTCCCAGACCTGGCCTGCTACAGGCCAACCCCAGGGGCACAGCTGGCCTTGACCCCCACCCAGAGGATGGGTTCAGGACTTCTTCCCAGCGTCCACACCTGGCACACATCTGCACCCTGAGGGGGCCAGTGTCACATAGGCTGAAGTGGCTGAGGAAGGGTCTGGGCAGCCAGAATTGCAAGATCAATGTGAGCAGGACCCACTCTAGTCAAAGTTCACTAAATGGGTGAGCACAGCCCCTGCTCTTTGCACTCAGAACCTGGAGGGCAGTGGTGCTCCAGGTGGCAAGACCAGAAGGTGCAAGGCCCTGTGGCAGAAGGAACATTGGGCTGTGGGCATGGGATGGTTGGAGCCAGGTCCTTCTGTTGGGTACAGAGCTAGGGGGTGCAAAGGCTACACCCTCAGTGACTTCCCATGTGCGGTTCAGGCCTGGCCTAGCCTGCCCTGGGGTTCCCCATCTGCTCCTCAGTAGCACTGAGAATGTCCTTCCTCTGGCCTCCTGTGTGGGCTCGGGCCCTCACAGCTAGAGGATGTTGGAGAGAAGATGGGCAAGGAAGAGTCTTCCAGCTCACCTTTGCTGGAGCCCCTACCTCTCATCACAGAAAAGAGCCCAGGGCTGCCAAGGGGCCACCTCTGAGGCTTGGGGGACACACCTGTCTCTAGCTTGGTATGGGGACATGCTGTTTCTCCTTCCATCTCCAGGAGCCTGCTATGCTGTTAAGGAGCAGGCTGGGCATAGATAATATGGACATTAGCATTAGGCATTTGTgtttgagcacctactgtatgccaaCAAAATAAGGATTTCTCTGAGGGTTTGTGTTGTCAAGTCCCAGACAGGCCTCGCAAGACAGCCTCTCAAGGCGTCCTTGGACCCTGAAGCCACAGAAAATGCCCCATGCTCCAGGACCACTCTGCCAGACCACAGGAGTCCAGGAAGGCCAAGTTGGAGCTACAGGTCTGTCAGAGCCTGCACACAAGCAGCTGCAAAAAATCCTGCCCTCACAGTATCACCTAGAGGACCATCTGCCCTACCAATGGCACTCGGTAGCCCCACCCACCTCTCCCATCCTACTCCAGGGCCTGGCCTCCTGGCTTTCCTCACCACCAGCCAGCACCATGCCTCAGGGTGTCTGCCTGAGCTTCTCACTCTGCTGAAAAGGGTCAGctaccctccctccttcctcagacCTCAGCTCAACCTGACCCCTGCTCTGTCCACTGGGAGGCACACAGCAGGTCCAAACAAATTGGAgccagaaacaaagagaaaggtACAGGGTCCCAGTCAGAGCCTACCTGTGTTCCCCAGGGACTCCGACTAGCTCTTGGTCCTCCCCAAGCATGAAGGCCTCAGGCACAGGAATGACCTCCCCTCCGTGCCCTCCACTTCCTACCCTGCTGCCCCACTGCCCCACTGCCCCACTGCCCTACTGCCACCGGGCCCCATGGGCGGCTGGATGCAGACGGGGTCTGGGGAACGGGTTGGGCCGCAGGCTCTAAAGCAGTGAGGGACACAGCAGGCTCCCCAGCTTCACACAGGCGGCCCCAGAAGGGTTGAGCTGGAGGACTTGAAGCACCTTTGGGCACCACGCAGTGGGCACAGCTGGGGAGAGAGATGCAGCATCAGGGACATGCATGGGCAAATGCCCTCTCTTTCCCTGGCGAGAGTGGGGGCAGAGACCAGTCCTAGTACTGGGGCAGGGCCTGTCCTTTAACCACTCCAGTCCCAGGCCAGGCCTGGACGCGCCCCCGACGGCCTCAGGCAGACTGGAGTCCAGCTAAAGCAGGCGAGCCCGGGGCGGAGCCAAACAGGCTGGGTGGGGTCTCGGGGCGGAGCCTAACGGGGTGGGGCTGATCGGGGCCTCGCAGCGGGCGGGAAGGGGTTAACATGACAGGGCGGGGCCTTGGGAGGCGGGGCCCAAACGAGTCCCCGCCCCGTAACGCTCCGCGCGTGCGCACCTCGCGCCCGGGACTGGACGGAGGAGCGGCGTCCTACGGCCTCTGTTACCGATGGGCTCCGCGGCCTAGCGCCCAGGCCCCGCCACCGGTGACCGGGCACCGGGGGCTGCGAGGGGTCGCCTCCGAGGTACGGGCGCGTGGCGGAGGGCGGGCGGGTGCTGGGCCAGAGCGAGCTGGGCGGCGCACAAAGCGCCTTTGTTCGGCCTCGCACCGGCCGGGACTGGCTGGAGCCGCCCGGAAGCACCGCTGGGCGCGGGTAGAGGACGGCCCTCCGAGCGAGCGCTCGTGGGAGCCGTGACCAGGGCCGCGCCCCATGCAGGTCTCCACCAGCCCATAGCGAAGCATGGCAGCCATCCCCTCCAGCGGCTCGCTCGTGGCCACCCACGACTACTACCGGCGTAAGTAGCCCCTTGCCGACCCCTGCCGACGGAGCCCAGCACTGCCCCGTGCTGCCGGCGAAGCCCCTGTTGCTGACTGTCTTCCCCTCCCCAGGCCGCCTGGGCTCCGCGTCCAGCAACAGCTCCTGCGGAAGTGCCGAGTACCCTGGGGAGGCCATCCCCCACCACCCGGGTGAGAGCAGGTCCAGCCTGCACAGTCAGGCGGAGCATGGGGAGGGGTCCAGTCCTGAGCAGGCTCATCACCCACTCTGCTTCTCTCAGGTCTCCCCAAGGCCGACCCAGGTCACTGGTGGGCCAGCTTCTTCTTCGGGAAGTCCACTCTTCCGTTCATGGCCACAGTGGTGGAGTCTCCAGAGCAGTGAGTCCCCCTTCCTGGGGTGGGAGGGCAGCAAAAACAAAGTCAGCTTCTGACACGATACCTGCTCTCCCCCAGCTCGGAATCCACCCA
Coding sequences within it:
- the Ppdpf gene encoding pancreatic progenitor cell differentiation and proliferation factor, whose amino-acid sequence is MAAIPSSGSLVATHDYYRRRLGSASSNSSCGSAEYPGEAIPHHPGLPKADPGHWWASFFFGKSTLPFMATVVESPEHSESTQASTSMVTSGLTPETTKQQPVNQPSQASTGSQS